In Lewinellaceae bacterium, a single window of DNA contains:
- the tatC gene encoding twin-arginine translocase subunit TatC gives MPLDQIDVDKLEESQERKAGKEMSFLEHLEELRWHIIRSLTAIISLGIILFLFQKWLFREVIFGPTEPDFLSYRFVCGLSNAIGMGDNLCFTPPQFPKIATGFGEAFIISIKVSFVMGFLIAFPYVLWEFWRFIRPGLYAKEQKAARGMVTICSVLFLVGVLFGYYIISPFAINFLAGYDVPGVQNTPTISSFINYMIMFTAPAGLIFELPVIVYFLSKVGLVTPQDMKKYRRHSIVGILIVAAMITPPDVVTQFLIGIPLYMLYEVSIVVSARVNKENEEALR, from the coding sequence ATGCCGCTGGACCAGATCGACGTCGACAAGTTGGAAGAGAGCCAGGAGCGAAAAGCTGGCAAAGAAATGTCTTTCCTGGAGCACCTCGAAGAATTGCGCTGGCATATCATCCGCTCCCTGACTGCCATTATCAGCCTGGGCATTATTTTGTTCCTCTTTCAGAAATGGTTGTTCCGGGAAGTGATCTTCGGGCCAACTGAGCCGGATTTTCTATCCTACCGCTTCGTCTGCGGCCTTTCCAACGCTATTGGCATGGGAGACAACCTCTGTTTTACGCCTCCGCAATTCCCGAAGATCGCCACCGGTTTTGGGGAGGCGTTCATCATCAGCATCAAGGTTTCTTTCGTGATGGGTTTTCTCATAGCCTTCCCGTATGTGTTGTGGGAATTCTGGCGTTTCATCCGGCCGGGCCTCTACGCAAAGGAACAAAAGGCGGCGCGTGGGATGGTCACTATCTGTTCCGTGCTGTTTCTGGTGGGGGTTCTCTTTGGGTATTACATCATTTCCCCTTTTGCCATCAACTTTCTGGCCGGATACGATGTGCCGGGGGTGCAAAATACGCCGACCATCTCCTCCTTTATCAATTACATGATCATGTTCACCGCCCCGGCGGGACTGATCTTCGAATTGCCGGTTATTGTTTACTTCCTCTCCAAAGTGGGGTTGGTCACTCCACAAGACATGAAAAAGTACCGGCGCCATTCCATCGTTGGCATTCTGATCGTAGCAGCGATGATCACTCCGCCCGATGTTGTCACCCAATTCCTGATCGGCATACCGCTCTAC